A stretch of the Desulfobacter sp. genome encodes the following:
- a CDS encoding trimethylamine methyltransferase family protein → MTADKTDKKRFGNPELYERIQADAVMLVESYGFAVSPETANKLLEAIPAQQAGKLNYSEEVGRIYITQEVINSCLEQIRQDMDFWPRGFGTGGMAAYLDDDDGPRSPGLEDMARLAELFGKTDLLTSLQSSFNICNRIKKKDMEKRAQMECAAIDQMIEMANGKLIMPTVLSEAAYDRLKHYHDKGHKVGAALSIISTYMTVSDEMVDPFLKTVTRGLPFIMNSMPIGGLTGPYSMTGLASLAQSEALFGMVLGQLIHPGIKSLNSAMPTIADMSKKDMPMMFGSFSNTMINILLTELNLSLGIPCCQSSCSHPMDQLDDAAVKRSSQIYSLVNQYDYFIMRHMFGFSSQLNDFCLENMEKQIRLYREITTHPVPVELPEPAVYDEQGMEALFEGLERRDFRVLDHTLQNIGHSFNN, encoded by the coding sequence ATGACGGCAGATAAGACAGATAAAAAACGATTCGGCAATCCGGAACTCTACGAGCGGATCCAGGCGGATGCGGTGATGCTAGTTGAATCCTACGGGTTTGCAGTTTCCCCTGAAACCGCAAATAAGCTTCTGGAGGCAATACCGGCCCAGCAGGCCGGCAAATTAAATTATAGTGAAGAGGTCGGCAGGATCTATATCACCCAAGAGGTGATCAACTCCTGCCTGGAGCAGATCCGGCAGGACATGGACTTTTGGCCCAGGGGCTTTGGCACCGGCGGCATGGCAGCCTATCTTGATGATGATGACGGCCCCAGATCCCCCGGGCTTGAAGATATGGCCCGCCTGGCCGAGCTCTTTGGCAAAACAGATCTTTTAACCAGCCTCCAAAGCTCATTTAATATTTGTAATCGTATCAAAAAAAAGGATATGGAAAAACGCGCACAGATGGAATGTGCGGCCATTGACCAGATGATAGAGATGGCCAACGGTAAGCTGATCATGCCCACGGTATTATCAGAGGCGGCCTATGACCGGTTAAAACACTATCATGACAAAGGCCATAAGGTAGGCGCAGCATTGAGTATTATCTCAACCTATATGACGGTGAGCGATGAAATGGTGGACCCGTTTTTAAAAACCGTGACCCGGGGTCTGCCCTTTATCATGAACTCCATGCCCATCGGCGGACTGACAGGGCCTTACAGCATGACCGGCCTGGCCTCCCTGGCCCAGTCAGAAGCCCTGTTCGGCATGGTTCTGGGACAATTGATCCATCCGGGTATAAAATCTTTGAATTCGGCCATGCCCACCATTGCGGACATGAGCAAAAAAGATATGCCCATGATGTTCGGCAGTTTTTCCAATACCATGATCAATATTCTGCTGACTGAACTGAATCTGTCCCTTGGGATTCCCTGCTGCCAGAGTTCATGCAGTCACCCAATGGACCAGCTTGACGATGCCGCTGTTAAAAGGAGTTCTCAAATTTACAGCCTGGTCAACCAATACGACTATTTTATCATGAGGCACATGTTTGGATTCTCTTCCCAGCTCAATGATTTTTGTCTTGAGAACATGGAAAAGCAGATCCGTCTCTACCGGGAAATAACAACCCACCCGGTTCCGGTAGAACTTCCGGAACCGGCAGTCTATGATGAACAGGGAATGGAAGCACTTTTTGAAGGATTGGAACGAAGGGATTTCAGGGTGCTGGATCACACCCTGCAGAATATCGGTCATTCCTTCAATAATTAG